Below is a genomic region from Ruania alba.
CGTTGACCGTGCGCCCGAGCGAGACAGGTGGAACACGCGTGGAGGTGCACTGGTGACCGATCCGATCAGGGTGCTGCTGGCCGACGACCAGGCACTGGTGCGCGGGGCGCTCGCCGCCCTGCTCCGCCTGGAGGACGACATCGACGTGGTGGCGGAAGTGGGCAACGGGACGGACGTCGTCGGGGCGGCCGCCGAACACGGCGCCCAGGTGTGCCTGCTGGACATCGAGATGCCCGGGATGGACGGGATCGCGGTGGCGCAGCAGCTGCGGGTGGAGCTGCGCCAGGTGCGCTCGTTGATGGTGACGACCTTCGGGCGCCCCGGATACCTGCGCCGGGCGCTCGAGGCCGGTGCGAGCGGTTTCGTCGTGAAGGACACGCCTGCCACCGAGCTCGCCGAGGCCATCCGGTCCGTGCATGCCGGGCGGCGGGTGGTTGACCCGGCACTTGCCACCGAATCCCTGGCCGGCGGGCCGAACCCGTTGAACGACCGGGAGCGGCAGATCCTGCGCGAGTGCCTGGACGGAGAACCGTTGAGCGCGATCGCGGCGCGGATCCACCTCAGCCCTGGCACGGTCCGTAACTACGTCTCCTCCGCGATCGGCAAGG
It encodes:
- a CDS encoding response regulator transcription factor yields the protein MTDPIRVLLADDQALVRGALAALLRLEDDIDVVAEVGNGTDVVGAAAEHGAQVCLLDIEMPGMDGIAVAQQLRVELRQVRSLMVTTFGRPGYLRRALEAGASGFVVKDTPATELAEAIRSVHAGRRVVDPALATESLAGGPNPLNDRERQILRECLDGEPLSAIAARIHLSPGTVRNYVSSAIGKVGAANRIEAARVADRNGWL